The DNA region CGCCATCAGGGCGTAGAGCAGGAAGCTGTTGAGGTAGTCCCGCGGCTGCAGGAGCAGGTGGACGGGGGTTACGCTGGCCAGGTAGACATAAAGGAGGATAAGACCTTGCCAGGCGAAGAGGCTGCCGCCAGGCCCCAGGACGGGTCGCAGGTCCATCGGCCAGGCCAGGCCGGCCCAGAGCGTCAGGCAGATGAAGGGAAGGGCGATCAGCGTGAGGAGCGCCAGGGGCAGGCCCCGTCGCAAAAAGAAACCGAACACAATCGCCAGTAGAAGGAATCCGATGGAGCTGGTGGCGGCGGCGGGCTCGGCCGTGAAGGTGCCGCCAACCAGAATGGTGAAGACGGCCACCACCAGGAGCAGGGCCAGCCAGCTGAAGAGCAGGAAAAGCAGGCGGCCCCGCGCCCCGATGTGGCGCTCCACGACGCGACCGATCGTGTCGCCCCGGTGACGCAGGGAGGCGACCAGGCTGCTGAAGTCGTGGACGACGCCGAGCAGGATGCCGCCCAGGATGACCCACAGCCAGACCGGCAGCCAGCCAAAGCCCGCCGCCAGCACGGGTCCGACGATGGGGCCGGCGCCGGCGATGGAGGCGAAATGATGGCCGAAGAGGACGGGGGCGCGGGCAGGCACGAAATCCACCCCATCGCCGCGGGCGAGCGCCGGGGTGGGCTCGGCATCATTCAGCTGGTAGCGGCGGGAGAGGCGGCGGCCCTGGATGAGGTACGCGGCGCCCAGCAGGAGGACGCTGACCACCATCAGCAAACGTCCCGACACGGGTCCTCCCGGTTTCAGGCCGCGCGGGAGGCGGCCTTCCATGAAAAAGCCGCGTTGCCGCGGCTAGGACGGCCACTGGGTGCGGCCGGATGGGCGATGCGGGGCTCGAACCTGCGACCTCTGGTATGTGAGACCAGCGCTCTGACCAACTGAGCTAATCGCCCGACAGGCCATCAACATATTACGTGTGCCGCGGCCAGTCAAGGGCCGTGGCGCGGTGGCGCGGTATGCTATCTTCCGCTGTGCGGCCGTCCCGATGGCCCCACGGCGGACTCGTCATTACAAGCATTCATCATCGCGAGGCCCATCATGTCCATCAAGATCGGCATCAACGGCTTCGGCCGCATTGGTCGACTGGTTCTGAAGCGCGCCCTGGCCGTGGGCGGCATCGAAGTCGTCGGCATCAACGACCTGACCAGCGCCGCCACCCTGGCACATCTGCTCAAGTACGACTCCACCCACGGGCGCTTTCCCGGCCAGGTGGAGGTGGATGGCGAAGCCCTGGTGGTGGACGGCCACCGCATGCCCGTCAGCGCCCACAAGGATCCGACCCTCATCCCCTGGAAGCAGTTGGGCGCCCGCATCGTGGTGGAATCCACCGGCGTCTTCACGACCAGCGCCGATCTGGACAAGCACCTGGCCGGCGGGGCCGAGCGCGTGGTCCTGACCGTTCCGCCCAAGGACGCCATCGACAACATCATAGTGATGGGCGTCAACGACGAAGCCCTCAAGCCCACGGACCGCAAGGTCTCCAACGCCTCCTGCACCACCAATTGCCTGGCGCCGGTGGCCAAGGTCCTGCATGACTCCTTCGGCATCCTGCATGGGCTGATGACCACCGTGCACGCCTACACCAACGATCAGCGCATCCTCGATTACCCGCACAAGGATCTGCGGCGGGCGCGCAGCGCCGCCGTCAACATCATTCCCACCACCACGGGCGCGGCCCGGGCCGTGGGCAAGGTGATCCCCGCCCTGGCCGGCAAGCTGGACGGATTCGCCCTGCGCGTCCCGGTGGTGGACGGCTCGGTGGTGGACCTCAGCTGCCGGCTGGCCCGCGCCACCACGCCGGCCGAGATCAACGCCGCCATGCGCGCCGCGGCCGAGGGTCCGATGAAGGGCGTCCTCGAATACACGGAGGACCCCATCGTCTCCACCGATGTGGTCGGCAACTCCCACAGCAGCATCTTCGACGCCAAGCTGACCACCGTGATCGAGGGCGATTTCGTGAAGGTGGTCGCCTGGTACGACAACGAGTGGGGTTACAGTTGCCGCGTGGTGGACCTGGTCAAGCGCGTGGCCGCACTCTGACGAAGCGGCCGATCAGGCCCGGGTGCGCCGGCCCGCCGCGGCGGACGGTGTGGTGACGATTCGGGGAGGATGGCATGCCCAAGCTCAGTGTGCGAGAACTGCAGGTCAAGGGTCGACGTGTCCTCTGCCGCGTGGACTTCAATGTCCCCCTGGACAAGGAGGGCCGCGTCACGGACAATCTGCGCATCCGCGCGGCCCTGCCCACCATCCGCCTGCTCCTCGAGGGGGGCGCCCGCCTCATCCTCATGAGCCATCTGGGCCGGCCCAAGGGCGGACCGGAAGCGAAGTACAGCTTGGCGCCGGTGCAGGCCGAGCTGGCCAGCCTGCTGGGCCGGGCGGTCCAGCTCTCGGCGGACTGCGACTCGGAGGCCACCCTGGCCCAGGCCTTGGCGCTGCGGGATGGCGAGGTCCTCCTGCTCGAGAACCTGCGCTTCCACCCTGGCGAGGAGAAGAACGATCCGGCCTTCGCCGCCGCCCTGGCCCGCCTGGGGGAGGTGTATGTCAACGATGCCTTCGGGACCGCCCACCGCGCCCACGCCTCCACCGAGGGTGCGGCGCGCCTTCTGGGCAAGGGCGCCGCCGGTCTGCTTATGGAGCGGGAATTGCGCTACCTGCACGACGAGTTGGCGCACCCCGCCCGCCCCTTCGTCGCCGTGCTGGGGGGAGCCAAGGTCTCCGGCAAGATCGATGTGATCACCAGCCTGCTGGAGAAGGTTGATTGCGTGATCGTGGGCGGCGGCATGGTCTTCACCTTTTTCCAGGCGATGGGCCTGCCCATCGGGCGCAGCCTGCTGGAAGAGGACCGCGTGGCCCTGGCGGGGGAGATCCTCGCCCGATTCCGCCAGCGC from bacterium includes:
- the gap gene encoding type I glyceraldehyde-3-phosphate dehydrogenase produces the protein MSIKIGINGFGRIGRLVLKRALAVGGIEVVGINDLTSAATLAHLLKYDSTHGRFPGQVEVDGEALVVDGHRMPVSAHKDPTLIPWKQLGARIVVESTGVFTTSADLDKHLAGGAERVVLTVPPKDAIDNIIVMGVNDEALKPTDRKVSNASCTTNCLAPVAKVLHDSFGILHGLMTTVHAYTNDQRILDYPHKDLRRARSAAVNIIPTTTGAARAVGKVIPALAGKLDGFALRVPVVDGSVVDLSCRLARATTPAEINAAMRAAAEGPMKGVLEYTEDPIVSTDVVGNSHSSIFDAKLTTVIEGDFVKVVAWYDNEWGYSCRVVDLVKRVAAL
- a CDS encoding phosphoglycerate kinase — encoded protein: MPKLSVRELQVKGRRVLCRVDFNVPLDKEGRVTDNLRIRAALPTIRLLLEGGARLILMSHLGRPKGGPEAKYSLAPVQAELASLLGRAVQLSADCDSEATLAQALALRDGEVLLLENLRFHPGEEKNDPAFAAALARLGEVYVNDAFGTAHRAHASTEGAARLLGKGAAGLLMERELRYLHDELAHPARPFVAVLGGAKVSGKIDVITSLLEKVDCVIVGGGMVFTFFQAMGLPIGRSLLEEDRVALAGEILARFRQRGVELLLPVDILVAESVSAGSPARVCPREGIPADGIGVDIGPASLELFRRRLEEARTVVWNGPMGIFEIEDFAAGTKGVALAIGEATRRGAATIVGGGDSAAAVQAFGLEDRFSHISTGGGASLELLEGRVLPGVAALSEA